One Telluria mixta DNA window includes the following coding sequences:
- a CDS encoding phospholipase D-like domain-containing protein, with translation MRIKRPIVVLITCIATLVAGLLVLNFAPGEKKIDTQLTRLYDTDDPQFRRSLGVLLGPPIIEGNKAEVLLNGDRIFPAMLDAIRSAQKSISFETYIYWEGTIGREFTDALSERARAGVKVHVLLDWIGSMKIDDASLDEMRKAGVELHRYHKPVWWKLARLNNRTHRKLLIVDGKVGFTGGVGIADKWRGNAQDPEHWRDSHFRVEGPVVGQMQAVFNDNWTKATGAILDGPAYFPALVAQGDMPAQMFSSSPTGGSESMHLMYLLAITAARRTIHLSNSYFVPDELAVKALVAAAKRGVDVRIITPGPIIDSDVVRAASRERWGELLAAGVKMAEFQPTMYHVKALIVDSLLVSVGSTNFDNRSFILNDEANLNVLDPDFAKQQEAVFEDDWKHARPITLQAWQNRPFMEKIGGKLADLIGAQL, from the coding sequence ATGCGTATCAAACGCCCCATCGTCGTCCTCATTACTTGCATCGCCACCCTCGTGGCGGGCTTGCTCGTGCTGAACTTTGCGCCCGGCGAAAAGAAGATCGACACGCAACTCACGCGCCTGTACGACACGGACGATCCGCAATTCCGCCGCTCATTGGGCGTGCTGCTGGGCCCGCCCATCATCGAGGGCAACAAGGCCGAGGTGCTGCTCAACGGCGACAGGATTTTTCCCGCCATGCTAGACGCGATCCGCTCGGCGCAGAAGTCCATCAGCTTCGAAACCTATATCTATTGGGAAGGCACGATCGGCCGCGAATTCACGGACGCGCTGTCGGAACGGGCGCGCGCCGGCGTCAAGGTGCACGTGCTGCTCGACTGGATCGGCAGCATGAAGATCGACGACGCGTCGCTCGACGAGATGCGCAAGGCCGGCGTCGAACTGCACCGCTACCACAAGCCCGTCTGGTGGAAGCTGGCGCGCCTGAACAACCGCACGCACCGCAAACTCCTGATCGTCGACGGCAAGGTCGGCTTCACGGGCGGCGTCGGCATCGCCGACAAATGGCGCGGCAACGCCCAGGATCCCGAGCACTGGCGCGATTCGCATTTCCGCGTGGAAGGTCCGGTCGTCGGCCAGATGCAGGCCGTGTTCAACGACAACTGGACCAAGGCGACAGGCGCCATCCTCGACGGCCCCGCCTACTTCCCCGCACTCGTCGCGCAGGGCGACATGCCCGCGCAGATGTTCTCCAGCTCGCCCACCGGCGGCAGCGAGAGCATGCACCTGATGTATCTGCTGGCCATCACGGCCGCACGCCGCACGATTCACTTGTCGAACTCGTATTTCGTGCCGGACGAGCTGGCCGTGAAGGCGCTGGTCGCGGCCGCGAAACGGGGCGTGGACGTGCGCATCATCACGCCGGGCCCCATCATCGATTCCGACGTCGTGCGCGCCGCCTCGCGCGAGCGCTGGGGTGAATTGCTGGCAGCCGGCGTCAAGATGGCCGAGTTCCAGCCGACGATGTACCACGTGAAAGCGCTGATCGTGGATTCGCTGCTCGTCTCCGTGGGCTCCACCAATTTCGACAACCGCTCGTTCATCCTCAACGACGAGGCCAACCTGAACGTGCTCGATCCCGACTTTGCCAAGCAGCAAGAGGCTGTCTTCGAAGACGACTG
- a CDS encoding GlsB/YeaQ/YmgE family stress response membrane protein: MLFIIWIVVGGVLGWLASMVMKTDAEQGMILNVVVGIVGAFLGGWLLSPLFGSGTINSDDFSVSSLLVSFLGAVILLAIVNLLRRGRVR; encoded by the coding sequence ATGTTATTCATTATCTGGATCGTTGTTGGTGGTGTGCTCGGCTGGCTCGCCAGCATGGTCATGAAGACGGATGCTGAGCAAGGCATGATTCTCAATGTCGTGGTCGGTATCGTGGGAGCCTTCCTGGGCGGCTGGCTGCTGTCCCCGCTGTTCGGTAGTGGTACGATCAATTCCGATGACTTCAGTGTGTCGTCGCTGCTGGTCTCGTTCCTGGGTGCCGTGATTCTGCTCGCAATCGTGAATCTGCTGCGTCGCGGCCGCGTCCGCTAA
- a CDS encoding YceI family protein, which produces MKLKHLALLAVAFASSAAFAADTYKIDSNHTYPSFEADHFGGLSNWRGKFDKTEGSIVVDRANKTGTVDITIDANSLDFGHAKMNEHAKGPDMFDVAKYPNATYKGKIVFKGDAPSTVDGELTLHGVTKPVTLHINSFKCIQHPMLKREVCGADASATFNRADFGVDYGVKMGFKPEVKLAIQVEAVKQ; this is translated from the coding sequence ATGAAACTCAAGCACCTCGCCCTGCTCGCCGTCGCCTTCGCTTCCAGCGCCGCCTTCGCCGCCGATACCTACAAGATCGACTCGAACCACACCTACCCGAGCTTCGAGGCCGACCACTTCGGCGGCCTGTCGAACTGGCGCGGCAAGTTCGACAAGACGGAAGGCAGCATCGTCGTCGACCGCGCGAACAAGACGGGCACCGTCGACATCACCATCGATGCGAACAGCCTGGACTTCGGCCACGCCAAGATGAACGAGCATGCGAAGGGTCCGGACATGTTCGACGTGGCCAAGTACCCGAACGCCACCTACAAGGGCAAGATCGTGTTCAAGGGCGACGCACCGTCGACCGTCGACGGCGAACTGACGCTGCACGGCGTGACCAAGCCGGTCACCCTGCACATCAACTCGTTCAAGTGCATCCAGCACCCGATGCTGAAGCGCGAAGTGTGCGGCGCCGACGCGTCGGCCACGTTCAACCGTGCCGATTTCGGCGTGGACTACGGCGTCAAGATGGGCTTCAAGCCGGAAGTCAAGCTGGCGATCCAGGTCGAAGCCGTCAAGCAGTAA